A genomic window from Cricetulus griseus strain 17A/GY chromosome 4, alternate assembly CriGri-PICRH-1.0, whole genome shotgun sequence includes:
- the Anapc13 gene encoding anaphase-promoting complex subunit 13 — MDSEVQRDGRILDLIDDAWREDKLPYEDVAIPLSELPEPEQDNGGTTESVKEQEMKWTDLALQCLHENVPPAGN; from the exons atggacagtGAGGTACAACGGGATGGAAGGATCTTGGATTTGATTGATGACGCTTGGCGGGAAGACAAGCTACCATACGAGGATGTTGCAATCCCACTG AGCGAGCTTCCAGAGCCTGAGCAGGACAACGGCGGCACCACAGAGTCTGTGAAAGAACAGGAGATGAAGTGGACAGACCTGGCCTTGCAGTGCCTCCATGAGAACGTCCCACCTGCTGGAAACTGA